The following are from one region of the Gryllotalpicola protaetiae genome:
- a CDS encoding helix-turn-helix transcriptional regulator, giving the protein MGEWGMSSEFIQPAEAAEIMGLTVGALARLRSDDRGPRFYKPTARTVLYKREEVIAWLEATVHAMSGITA; this is encoded by the coding sequence ATGGGGGAGTGGGGCATGTCTAGTGAATTCATTCAGCCCGCCGAGGCGGCGGAGATTATGGGCCTGACGGTCGGTGCGCTGGCGCGACTGCGCTCCGATGACAGAGGCCCGCGCTTCTACAAGCCGACCGCCCGCACGGTTCTCTACAAGCGAGAGGAAGTGATCGCATGGCTCGAAGCGACAGTGCACGCGATGTCCGGGATCACGGCGTAG
- a CDS encoding MBL fold metallo-hydrolase: MTTIEFFGGLGVIGSSKIVIAHGDARVQLDMGLDIPNGEDLMAAPVGLGSRPGRELADLLRIGAAPRVPGLYDPRWLPSDVASDELTTDAAGEHALFISHGHLDHMGLAGFVRPAVPVYATPQTIALLRALQLSGEPVLGAEPDWLPIEPGAPVTVGDLTVEALPVDHDVVGACGFLVTTPDGRIAFTGDLRFHGEEARLSRDFIAAVAGVDVLITEGTTLSWEPLPAPVAESDAVARFHATLDEARGLVLVALYPRNTLRAGAFVEAARAAGRRLVWPGRIAALFARLGWEDVVTWDASRPQASDHREAIARAEGDGLRFSTVSIDAVRADPGRFVVMPDPHDLPSLLDLPLGPGDVLLHSNGQPLGDFDTWWRPFIAWLGQLGVELRSAGSGGHASADDLHAMVEQIAPRVVFPIHTFSPRRLQVPAGTRRVIAEYGVKYRLAEL; encoded by the coding sequence TTGACGACCATTGAATTCTTCGGCGGCCTCGGTGTCATCGGCTCGTCGAAGATCGTGATCGCGCACGGCGACGCACGAGTGCAGCTCGACATGGGCCTCGACATTCCGAACGGCGAGGATCTGATGGCCGCGCCGGTCGGCCTCGGCTCACGGCCGGGCCGTGAGCTCGCCGACCTGTTGCGCATCGGCGCGGCGCCGCGTGTGCCCGGACTGTACGACCCGCGCTGGCTCCCTTCTGACGTTGCAAGCGATGAGCTGACGACGGATGCCGCAGGCGAGCACGCCCTGTTCATCAGCCACGGCCACCTCGACCACATGGGACTGGCGGGGTTTGTGCGGCCGGCCGTACCCGTCTACGCCACCCCGCAGACCATCGCGCTGCTTCGGGCGCTGCAGCTGAGCGGCGAGCCCGTGCTCGGCGCCGAGCCCGATTGGCTGCCGATCGAGCCGGGTGCGCCCGTGACGGTGGGCGACCTCACGGTCGAGGCCCTTCCCGTCGATCACGACGTGGTCGGCGCGTGCGGATTCCTGGTCACGACCCCCGACGGCCGCATCGCCTTCACCGGCGACCTGCGCTTCCACGGTGAGGAGGCGCGGCTGAGCCGCGACTTCATCGCGGCCGTCGCGGGCGTCGACGTGCTCATCACCGAGGGGACGACGCTCTCGTGGGAGCCACTGCCCGCGCCCGTCGCCGAATCCGACGCGGTCGCGCGCTTCCACGCGACGCTCGACGAGGCGCGGGGCCTCGTGCTCGTGGCGCTGTACCCCCGGAACACGTTGCGCGCGGGGGCCTTCGTCGAAGCCGCGCGCGCGGCCGGTCGCAGGCTGGTGTGGCCCGGCCGCATCGCCGCGTTGTTCGCGCGGCTCGGATGGGAAGACGTCGTCACGTGGGACGCGAGTCGCCCGCAGGCATCCGATCATCGTGAAGCGATCGCGCGCGCCGAGGGCGACGGACTCCGGTTCTCGACCGTCTCGATCGACGCGGTGCGCGCCGATCCCGGCCGCTTCGTCGTCATGCCCGACCCCCACGACCTGCCGAGCCTGCTCGACCTGCCGCTCGGGCCGGGCGATGTGCTGCTGCACTCGAACGGGCAGCCGCTCGGCGACTTCGACACGTGGTGGCGGCCGTTCATTGCCTGGCTCGGGCAGCTCGGGGTCGAGCTGCGCTCAGCCGGCTCCGGCGGGCATGCGAGCGCCGACGACCTGCACGCCATGGTCGAGCAGATCGCGCCGCGCGTCGTCTTCCCGATCCACACCTTCAGCCCGCGGCGCCTGCAGGTGCCGGCCGGCACGCGCCGCGTGATCGCGGAATATGGGGTGAAGTACCGCCTCGCGGAGCTCTGA
- a CDS encoding tyrosine-type recombinase/integrase, with protein MLADAFLATKADRAPRTVDTYRQTIEHLIRPGIGSLAVSEASTDRLGRFIAGVSANNGPGAAKACRAVLSGMMGLAARSDLVRVNPIREVDRITRKRGGATAVPLDQLAELLSAVTHDERLRELDQADVILFLASTGCRLGEALAVRWSSVDLDRGLLTVNANVVRAHGKGVLLQDHPKTAAGARTIAIPQTLVELLRQREERFRVANTHDLVFPTIRGHIRDPRNSTRSWSQELTRLGFPGVTSHSFRKTVATALDQAGMTAREIAEYLGHANPSLTQDVYMAKNTGGIRAAAALDNVVRSA; from the coding sequence GTGCTCGCTGACGCGTTCTTGGCAACCAAGGCGGACCGTGCCCCTCGCACCGTTGACACCTACAGACAGACCATCGAGCACCTGATTCGACCTGGCATCGGCTCGCTCGCCGTCTCCGAAGCCAGCACCGACCGACTGGGGCGCTTCATCGCCGGCGTTAGCGCCAACAACGGCCCCGGGGCCGCGAAAGCCTGCCGTGCGGTGCTCTCGGGGATGATGGGGCTCGCCGCACGTTCCGACCTCGTTCGCGTCAATCCCATTCGCGAGGTGGACCGGATCACACGGAAGCGCGGCGGAGCGACCGCGGTGCCGCTCGATCAACTGGCGGAACTTCTCTCGGCGGTTACGCACGACGAGCGCCTCCGCGAGCTCGATCAAGCCGATGTGATCCTTTTCCTCGCGAGCACCGGATGCCGACTTGGGGAAGCACTCGCGGTGCGATGGTCGTCGGTTGATCTCGATCGCGGCTTGCTGACGGTCAACGCGAACGTCGTCCGCGCCCATGGCAAGGGCGTACTTCTGCAAGACCACCCGAAGACCGCCGCCGGCGCCCGCACGATCGCCATCCCGCAGACGCTCGTGGAGCTGCTGCGTCAAAGGGAGGAAAGGTTCAGGGTCGCCAACACACACGACCTCGTCTTCCCGACCATCCGCGGGCACATCCGCGATCCGCGGAACTCCACTCGCAGCTGGTCGCAAGAACTCACTCGGCTCGGCTTCCCCGGGGTCACGAGCCACAGTTTCCGCAAGACCGTCGCAACCGCGCTCGACCAGGCCGGCATGACCGCGCGCGAGATCGCCGAATACCTCGGTCACGCAAACCCATCGCTCACGCAGGACGTTTACATGGCCAAGAACACCGGCGGAATTCGCGCCGCCGCAGCGCTCGACAACGTCGTCAGGTCCGCGTGA
- a CDS encoding glycoside hydrolase family 13 protein, translating to MASEWWRSAVIYQVYPRSFADSNGDGIGDLPGITSRLEAIADLGADAVWLSPFQPSPQHDAGYDVADYVGVAPLFGTLDDFDALVARAKALTLKVIVDLVPNHTSSDHEWFQAALKAAPGSPERDRYMFRDGKGDGGSEPPNNWESVFGGGAWTRVTEADGTPGQWYLHLFDVSQPDLNWRSPVVREAFRDILRFWLDRGVDGFRVDVAHGLIKADGLPDYDPPKHQASMGGHTGAEDKEDEPEPAPYWGQEGVHEIFREWHAVLAEYDGDRALCGEAWVEPLSKLAKWVRPDEMQQTFNFSYLLTEWQAEAQREVIQESLEAFASVGAPSTWVLSNHDVLRHATRLALTFESAQGAGIGPRDLPNLPERHFALRRGRAATALMLALPGSAYLYQGEELGLPEVADLPDDARQDPTWFRTGGEKYGRDGCRVPIPWESAAPAYGFSPTGASWLPQPPEWAELARDEQESDPGSTLAMYRELLAVRREHALGEGSVEFLDGFGEDVVALRNGDVTVLTNLGGWDLYLPDGRVIAASAPVGRNLPPDTTVWMVSE from the coding sequence ATGGCTTCAGAGTGGTGGCGCAGCGCAGTGATCTACCAGGTGTACCCGCGGTCGTTCGCGGACTCCAACGGCGACGGCATCGGCGACCTCCCCGGCATCACGAGCCGGCTCGAAGCGATCGCCGACCTGGGTGCCGACGCGGTGTGGCTGTCGCCGTTCCAGCCGTCTCCGCAGCACGACGCCGGCTACGACGTCGCCGACTACGTCGGGGTGGCCCCGCTGTTCGGGACGCTCGACGACTTCGACGCGCTCGTCGCGCGCGCCAAGGCGCTCACCCTCAAGGTCATCGTCGACCTGGTTCCCAATCACACCTCGAGCGATCACGAGTGGTTCCAGGCTGCGCTCAAGGCGGCCCCCGGCTCTCCAGAGCGCGATCGCTACATGTTCCGCGACGGCAAGGGTGACGGCGGCAGCGAGCCGCCGAACAATTGGGAGTCCGTGTTCGGCGGCGGCGCCTGGACCCGCGTGACCGAGGCCGACGGCACGCCCGGCCAGTGGTACCTCCACCTCTTCGACGTGAGCCAGCCGGACCTCAACTGGCGCTCGCCCGTTGTCAGAGAAGCGTTCCGCGACATCCTGCGCTTCTGGCTGGATCGCGGGGTCGACGGCTTCCGTGTCGACGTCGCGCACGGCCTGATCAAGGCCGACGGCCTGCCCGACTACGACCCGCCGAAGCACCAGGCCTCGATGGGCGGCCACACCGGCGCGGAGGACAAAGAGGACGAGCCCGAGCCCGCGCCCTACTGGGGCCAGGAGGGCGTGCACGAGATCTTCCGCGAATGGCACGCGGTGCTCGCCGAGTACGACGGCGACCGCGCACTGTGCGGCGAGGCATGGGTCGAGCCGCTGTCGAAGCTCGCCAAGTGGGTCCGCCCCGACGAGATGCAGCAGACGTTCAACTTCAGCTATCTGCTCACCGAGTGGCAGGCCGAGGCGCAGCGCGAGGTGATTCAGGAATCCCTCGAGGCGTTCGCGTCGGTCGGCGCTCCGTCGACCTGGGTGCTGTCGAACCACGACGTGCTGCGCCACGCGACCCGGCTCGCGCTCACATTCGAGAGCGCCCAGGGCGCAGGCATCGGCCCGCGCGACCTGCCGAACCTGCCCGAGCGGCACTTCGCCCTGCGCCGCGGGCGTGCAGCCACAGCCCTGATGCTCGCCCTGCCCGGTTCCGCCTACCTCTACCAGGGCGAGGAGCTCGGCCTTCCCGAGGTCGCCGACCTGCCCGACGACGCCCGCCAAGACCCGACCTGGTTCCGCACGGGCGGCGAGAAATATGGGCGGGACGGATGCCGCGTGCCGATCCCCTGGGAGTCGGCGGCCCCCGCCTACGGCTTCAGCCCGACCGGCGCGTCCTGGCTGCCCCAGCCGCCGGAGTGGGCCGAGCTGGCGCGTGACGAGCAGGAATCCGACCCGGGCTCGACTCTCGCCATGTACCGCGAGTTGCTCGCCGTGCGCCGCGAGCACGCCCTCGGGGAAGGCTCGGTCGAGTTCCTCGACGGCTTCGGCGAGGACGTCGTGGCGCTCCGCAACGGCGACGTCACGGTGCTCACGAACCTCGGCGGCTGGGACCTCTACCTGCCCGACGGTCGCGTGATCGCCGCAAGCGCGCCCGTCGGCCGCAACCTGCCGCCGGACACCACCGTCTGGATGGTCTCGGAGTAG
- a CDS encoding carbohydrate ABC transporter permease, which translates to MRLKNWGTLRSPVAYLFVLPALLIFLVFSIGPTVYTFALSLFKWNKFNPALSKFIGLENYQTLFTGQGTPSFWSTLGVSFYFVAGMVIGGTAIGLALALLLARGGRALASARTMVFLPHVTPIVATSLVWVWIFNPQFGLANLVVHATGHKNIDWLGDSNWAMPAVLIYSLWHELGFVTIVFLGGLTTISTELSEAAKLDGANGWQEFWHVTFPQLRPVVTLVLLIESVGSLQAFTQFFVLTRGGPGYTTSTLGFQLYQQAFVFSNTGYAAALAVVLFLVTAALSILQLRLQGGDGAPSRSHSRPATRPLRKANP; encoded by the coding sequence GTGCGATTGAAGAACTGGGGAACGCTGCGTTCGCCGGTCGCCTATCTCTTCGTGCTGCCGGCGCTGCTGATCTTCCTTGTGTTCTCGATCGGGCCGACGGTCTACACCTTCGCGCTCTCGCTGTTCAAGTGGAACAAGTTCAACCCGGCGCTGTCGAAGTTCATCGGGCTCGAGAACTACCAGACCCTGTTCACCGGCCAGGGCACGCCCAGCTTCTGGTCGACGCTCGGCGTCTCGTTCTACTTCGTCGCCGGCATGGTGATCGGCGGCACGGCCATCGGTCTCGCGCTGGCGCTGCTGCTCGCGCGGGGCGGTCGCGCCCTGGCATCCGCCCGCACTATGGTCTTCCTGCCGCACGTGACGCCGATCGTCGCCACGTCGCTGGTGTGGGTGTGGATCTTCAACCCGCAGTTCGGCCTCGCCAACCTGGTCGTGCACGCGACGGGTCACAAGAACATCGACTGGCTGGGCGACTCGAACTGGGCGATGCCCGCCGTGCTCATCTACTCGCTGTGGCACGAGTTGGGGTTCGTGACCATCGTGTTCCTCGGAGGCCTCACCACGATCTCGACCGAGCTCTCCGAGGCCGCCAAGCTCGACGGCGCCAACGGCTGGCAGGAGTTCTGGCACGTCACCTTCCCGCAGCTCCGACCGGTCGTGACGCTCGTGCTGCTCATCGAGTCGGTCGGCAGCCTGCAGGCCTTCACGCAGTTCTTCGTGCTGACCCGCGGCGGCCCCGGCTACACGACCTCGACGCTCGGCTTCCAGCTCTACCAACAGGCGTTCGTGTTCTCGAACACCGGCTATGCGGCCGCGCTCGCGGTCGTGCTCTTCCTCGTCACCGCCGCGCTCAGCATTCTGCAGCTCCGGCTGCAGGGCGGCGACGGCGCCCCATCACGCTCCCACTCCCGACCTGCCACACGACCCTTGCGAAAGGCCAACCCATGA
- a CDS encoding helix-turn-helix domain-containing protein: MTDFRGADGIGTRIKLARRERGFRTTRELAEAVPDGNVSPAVLENIESGRKADISVSQLLNIARALDVPPSLLLAPVARPEALLDLPNLSADFNGMTSAEFDSWFSSSPAGYYRPRLAAERADIELLGSLRELGVLRRELERLQIIKDVSTGAGDADLVAGLPAIDKRIEALTGEAARLAGLLSSAGVVSVDETPLITAPDQPEPSQ; the protein is encoded by the coding sequence ATGACAGATTTTCGCGGCGCTGACGGCATCGGGACTCGCATCAAGCTCGCGCGACGCGAGCGCGGATTTCGCACGACGCGCGAGCTTGCCGAGGCGGTCCCTGACGGAAACGTCTCCCCCGCCGTCCTCGAGAACATCGAGTCGGGCAGAAAAGCAGATATCAGCGTCAGCCAATTGCTGAACATCGCGCGAGCGCTTGACGTGCCGCCCAGCCTGCTTCTTGCGCCGGTTGCCAGGCCGGAGGCGCTGCTAGACCTTCCAAATCTGAGTGCAGACTTCAACGGCATGACGAGCGCCGAGTTCGACTCATGGTTCTCGTCGTCACCGGCTGGCTACTATCGCCCGAGGCTTGCCGCGGAACGAGCCGATATCGAACTCCTCGGCTCATTACGCGAGCTTGGAGTCCTGCGGCGCGAGCTTGAGCGGCTCCAGATCATCAAGGATGTCTCCACCGGTGCTGGTGACGCCGACCTCGTCGCCGGCCTGCCAGCGATCGACAAGCGGATCGAGGCGCTTACGGGGGAAGCGGCTCGCTTGGCCGGGTTGCTGTCCAGCGCGGGAGTCGTTTCCGTCGACGAGACGCCGCTGATCACGGCCCCCGATCAGCCCGAGCCAAGCCAGTAG
- a CDS encoding carbohydrate ABC transporter permease translates to MAIVAVVVGLAFLAPLLWVLITSLSSRGDVYRFPPALWPDWQWGNYARAWSAAPWVRYFLNTVFIGACTVALVLVTSVLAGFAFARMRFLGRTPLFLLVLAVMMVPQTVLIIPNYVIASRLHLLDTYWIQILPFGASVFGIFLLRQFFLSIPQEIFDAAQLDGAGPVRMAFQIAGPLARPSLILVGLNTFMGAWNSFVWPYIMTTKDSIRPIEVGLNAFYGVNGTDWTTLSAAVVFTTIPIVVLFLFLQKYFVTGLYSTSGAVR, encoded by the coding sequence GTGGCCATCGTCGCCGTCGTCGTCGGGCTGGCGTTCCTCGCACCGCTGCTGTGGGTGCTGATCACCAGCCTGTCGAGCCGCGGCGACGTCTACCGCTTCCCGCCGGCGCTGTGGCCCGACTGGCAGTGGGGCAACTACGCCCGCGCCTGGTCGGCGGCGCCGTGGGTGAGGTACTTCCTCAACACGGTGTTCATCGGGGCGTGCACGGTCGCCCTGGTGCTCGTGACGTCTGTCCTCGCCGGGTTCGCCTTCGCCCGCATGCGCTTCCTCGGGCGCACGCCGCTGTTCCTGCTCGTGCTCGCGGTGATGATGGTGCCGCAGACGGTGCTCATCATCCCCAACTATGTGATCGCGTCTCGGTTGCACCTGCTCGACACCTACTGGATCCAGATCCTTCCGTTCGGGGCGTCGGTGTTCGGCATCTTCCTGCTGCGGCAGTTCTTCCTGTCGATCCCGCAGGAGATCTTCGACGCCGCGCAGCTCGACGGCGCCGGCCCGGTGCGCATGGCGTTCCAGATCGCCGGACCGCTCGCGCGCCCGTCACTGATCCTCGTAGGGCTCAACACCTTCATGGGGGCCTGGAACTCGTTCGTGTGGCCCTACATCATGACCACCAAGGACTCGATCCGTCCGATCGAGGTCGGGCTGAACGCGTTCTACGGCGTGAACGGCACCGACTGGACGACGCTCTCTGCCGCCGTCGTCTTCACGACGATCCCGATCGTCGTTCTCTTCCTGTTCCTGCAGAAATACTTCGTGACCGGCCTTTACTCGACCTCAGGAGCTGTTCGTTGA
- a CDS encoding ABC transporter substrate-binding protein: protein MKRTTITAVLAGAAIAALALTGCSSGSSSTSKADASKGVPTLDPSKKVTITFAEAMASGALKTELAKVTQEFETKNPNITVELQAQPDYGTLKTKVDAAVTAGAPPTIAQVYGDWAAAYAQSQVLEPLTDYAAADPSATDGLYKGIKDSLYIDKTLYMWPFNASALVTFYNPDILKAAGQDVPKTWDDFATVAKAVSKDGVVALPIDPGSSSGPAGGTTIFELMAQANGTPVFKDDGTPQFDSPDVVKALQTLVDLKKAGAVQTGTNYPGETALGAQKGVFDISTSTSFYYDQQAVGGKFQLAVAPVPSAADGTRVNQINGTNIALLNKASDDQKAAAWKYMQFLTEAETQSEWAQATGYLPVNPKTLELADMKDYIAKNPYVTFASKDLASSSATPPYAWVEEASGDLAAALQSALAGNAAPEAALKDAQDKAEKAMAADK, encoded by the coding sequence ATGAAGCGCACCACCATCACCGCTGTCCTCGCGGGCGCGGCGATCGCCGCCCTCGCCCTGACCGGCTGCTCGTCGGGCAGCTCCTCGACCTCGAAAGCCGACGCGTCGAAGGGGGTGCCGACGCTCGACCCGAGCAAGAAGGTGACGATCACCTTCGCCGAGGCCATGGCCTCGGGCGCCCTCAAGACCGAGCTCGCGAAGGTCACGCAGGAGTTCGAGACGAAGAACCCGAACATCACCGTCGAGCTGCAGGCGCAGCCCGACTACGGCACCCTGAAGACCAAGGTCGACGCGGCCGTCACCGCTGGCGCGCCGCCGACCATTGCGCAGGTGTACGGCGACTGGGCTGCGGCCTATGCGCAGTCTCAGGTGCTCGAGCCGCTCACTGACTACGCCGCCGCCGACCCGTCGGCCACCGACGGCCTGTACAAGGGCATCAAGGACAGCCTCTACATCGACAAGACGCTGTACATGTGGCCGTTCAACGCGAGCGCCCTGGTCACCTTCTACAACCCGGACATCCTCAAGGCCGCCGGCCAGGACGTGCCGAAGACGTGGGACGACTTCGCGACGGTCGCGAAGGCCGTGTCGAAGGACGGCGTCGTCGCGCTGCCGATCGACCCCGGCTCATCCTCGGGCCCCGCCGGCGGCACGACGATCTTCGAGCTCATGGCGCAGGCGAACGGCACTCCCGTGTTCAAGGACGACGGCACTCCGCAGTTCGACTCGCCCGACGTCGTGAAGGCGCTGCAGACCCTCGTCGACCTCAAGAAGGCCGGGGCCGTCCAGACCGGCACGAACTACCCGGGCGAGACCGCGCTCGGCGCTCAGAAGGGCGTGTTCGACATCTCGACGTCGACGAGCTTCTACTACGACCAGCAGGCGGTCGGCGGCAAGTTCCAGCTGGCGGTCGCGCCGGTGCCGAGCGCCGCAGACGGCACGCGCGTCAACCAGATCAACGGCACTAACATCGCCCTCTTGAACAAGGCGAGCGATGACCAGAAGGCAGCCGCGTGGAAGTACATGCAGTTCCTCACAGAGGCTGAGACGCAGAGCGAGTGGGCCCAGGCCACCGGTTACCTGCCGGTGAACCCGAAGACCCTCGAGCTTGCCGACATGAAGGACTACATCGCGAAGAACCCCTATGTCACCTTCGCCAGCAAGGACCTCGCCAGCTCGTCGGCGACCCCGCCGTACGCCTGGGTCGAGGAGGCCTCTGGCGACTTGGCCGCCGCCCTGCAGTCGGCGCTCGCCGGCAACGCGGCCCCCGAGGCGGCCCTGAAGGACGCGCAGGACAAGGCCGAGAAGGCCATGGCGGCGGACAAGTAG